A genomic segment from Deinococcus sp. YIM 77859 encodes:
- a CDS encoding nitroreductase family protein, whose amino-acid sequence MTTRTPEEVRAFYDAHRTVRHYATREDGTPLPLPAEHLDAILHAAQRAPTDATAQLYSLIRLVAPEVRARMAELTTNPHIATASEAFVVCLDVRRVSRVLEVAGQGGGHWPAIAVHFGIGDAVMAGQNLLTAAEMLGYQGCWIGGVLNGLGGILDLLELPAGVLPFAALTIGLPAEQPPLRPRVPRALVVHEDRYRDASEEELREATAIMNPIAARGDRPGDWVRLLRAYFGPGGSMEQREPHLVAALQRQGLWAGAQPSERPSD is encoded by the coding sequence ATGACCACCCGCACGCCCGAAGAGGTCCGCGCCTTTTACGACGCTCACCGCACCGTTCGCCACTACGCCACTCGGGAGGACGGAACGCCGCTGCCCCTGCCCGCTGAGCACCTGGATGCCATCCTCCACGCCGCCCAGCGTGCCCCCACCGACGCGACCGCGCAGCTTTACTCCTTGATTCGCCTCGTTGCGCCCGAGGTGCGTGCCCGGATGGCCGAGCTCACCACCAACCCGCACATCGCCACGGCCTCAGAGGCGTTTGTGGTGTGTCTGGACGTGCGCCGGGTGAGCCGGGTGCTGGAGGTGGCTGGGCAGGGGGGAGGCCACTGGCCCGCCATCGCCGTGCATTTCGGAATCGGGGACGCGGTCATGGCCGGACAGAACCTGCTTACCGCCGCTGAGATGCTGGGTTACCAGGGCTGCTGGATCGGGGGCGTGCTCAACGGGCTGGGAGGCATCCTGGACCTGCTGGAACTTCCGGCTGGAGTGCTGCCCTTTGCGGCCCTGACGATCGGCCTCCCCGCCGAGCAGCCGCCGCTGCGCCCGCGCGTGCCCCGGGCCCTGGTCGTCCACGAGGACCGCTACCGGGACGCGTCGGAAGAGGAGCTGCGCGAGGCGACCGCGATCATGAATCCCATCGCGGCGCGGGGGGACCGGCCGGGCGACTGGGTGCGCCTCCTGCGCGCGTATTTCGGGCCCGGCGGCAGCATGGAACAGCGTGAGCCGCATCTGGTGGCGGCCCTCCAAAGGCAAGGGTTGTGGGCGGGGGCACAGCCGAGCGAGCGGCCAAGCGATTGA
- a CDS encoding phosphotriesterase, with product MSAQTVTGPVPADQLGLTLPHEHVIFGYPGYQGDTLGAFDHDAALVECVAVAETLRSRGVQTVVDATPNDCGRDPAFLREVSERSGLNILCASGFYYEGEGATTYFKFRFSLGAGVEEVYEMMLREVTEGIGKTGIRAGVLKVASSRDEITPYERVFFQAAARVQRETGVPIITHTQEGRQGPQQAELLVGEGADPGRIMIGHMDGNTDPEYHKETLRYGVNIAFDRIGLQGIVGMPLDRDRLRVIEALLAEGYANRILLSHDSIWHWLGRPLPLPEAMLPAVRDWHPTHLLDDILPELGRRGITSEQIEQMTVQNPARVFG from the coding sequence ATGAGCGCCCAGACCGTGACCGGCCCCGTCCCCGCCGACCAGCTTGGCCTGACCCTCCCGCACGAGCACGTGATATTCGGTTATCCCGGCTACCAGGGCGACACGCTAGGGGCCTTTGACCATGACGCCGCCCTAGTGGAGTGTGTGGCCGTGGCCGAAACCCTTCGCTCGCGCGGCGTGCAAACGGTTGTGGACGCCACTCCCAACGATTGCGGGCGCGATCCCGCCTTTCTGCGCGAGGTGAGCGAACGCTCGGGCCTGAACATCCTCTGCGCCAGCGGCTTCTACTACGAGGGCGAGGGGGCCACCACCTACTTCAAGTTCCGTTTCTCCCTGGGGGCGGGCGTCGAGGAGGTCTACGAGATGATGCTGCGCGAGGTGACGGAGGGGATCGGGAAGACCGGCATTCGGGCGGGCGTCCTCAAGGTGGCGAGCAGCCGAGATGAAATCACCCCCTACGAGCGGGTGTTTTTCCAGGCAGCGGCGCGGGTCCAGCGCGAAACGGGCGTGCCCATCATCACCCATACCCAGGAGGGGCGGCAGGGACCGCAGCAGGCCGAGCTGCTGGTGGGTGAGGGAGCCGATCCGGGGCGCATCATGATCGGCCATATGGACGGGAACACCGATCCGGAGTACCACAAGGAGACGCTGCGCTACGGCGTGAACATCGCCTTTGACCGAATTGGGCTCCAGGGGATCGTCGGCATGCCGCTAGACCGTGATCGCCTGCGGGTGATCGAAGCCCTGCTGGCAGAAGGGTACGCCAACCGCATCCTGCTCTCGCACGACAGCATTTGGCACTGGCTGGGGCGGCCCCTGCCCCTGCCCGAGGCGATGCTGCCTGCCGTCAGGGACTGGCACCCCACACACCTGCTGGACGACATCCTGCCCGAGCTGGGGCGGCGCGGCATCACCAGCGAACAGATCGAGCAGATGACCGTGCAGAACCCGGCGCGGGTCTTCGGGTAA
- a CDS encoding PLP-dependent aspartate aminotransferase family protein, with protein MPTPNYDLTTLAARAGEEARPSGSVPLVEPIYQSTVYAFSDLDALERVMSGEEAGSFYYRNGTPNAATLERALATLEGTEAALVAGSGMAAISAALLGVLKAGDHVVADARIYGVTYALLAEEFPRLGITTTFVDACDPGAVEAAFRPETRLLHVESLTNPLMTVPDVPRLAALAHAHGVLLSVDNTFASPAVFRPALHGADLVTHSVSKYLSGHSNAFGGVVCGPADLIAPARTRLVRLGGTMSAFDAWMTLQGLKTLGLRMRAHSGNAQAVADVLANHPRVRAVYHPGLSSHPQFERAQELFPNGFGGMLSAEIEDAPTFVRALSGRIPLAPSLADVLTSLSWPWGTSHRALPEAERRRLGITPNLLRLSVGIEDIGDLLGDLEGALEEVAGQRAEG; from the coding sequence ATGCCCACGCCCAACTATGACCTCACCACCCTCGCCGCTCGCGCTGGGGAGGAGGCCCGCCCAAGTGGCAGCGTGCCCCTGGTTGAGCCCATCTACCAGTCTACCGTGTACGCCTTTTCCGACCTGGACGCGCTCGAGCGCGTGATGAGCGGCGAGGAGGCAGGCAGCTTCTACTACCGCAACGGCACGCCCAACGCGGCCACCCTTGAACGCGCCCTCGCTACGCTGGAGGGCACCGAGGCCGCGCTGGTGGCAGGCAGCGGGATGGCGGCCATCAGCGCGGCGCTGCTGGGTGTGCTGAAAGCCGGGGACCACGTCGTCGCGGATGCCCGCATCTACGGCGTGACCTACGCTCTCCTCGCCGAGGAGTTTCCGCGCCTGGGCATCACGACCACCTTCGTGGATGCCTGCGATCCCGGCGCGGTGGAGGCGGCCTTTCGCCCGGAAACGCGCCTCCTGCACGTCGAGAGCCTCACCAACCCCCTCATGACGGTGCCGGATGTGCCGCGGCTGGCTGCACTCGCCCACGCCCATGGCGTGCTGCTGAGTGTGGACAACACCTTTGCCAGCCCCGCTGTCTTTCGCCCGGCACTCCATGGAGCCGACCTGGTCACCCACAGCGTCAGCAAGTACCTCAGCGGGCATTCCAACGCCTTCGGGGGCGTGGTGTGCGGTCCGGCGGACCTGATCGCCCCTGCCCGTACGCGCCTCGTTCGCCTGGGCGGCACCATGAGCGCCTTTGACGCCTGGATGACGCTTCAGGGCCTCAAGACGTTGGGCCTGCGGATGCGCGCCCACAGCGGCAACGCGCAGGCGGTGGCGGACGTGCTGGCAAACCACCCGCGGGTACGGGCCGTCTATCATCCCGGCCTCTCCAGTCACCCCCAGTTCGAGCGGGCGCAGGAGCTGTTTCCGAACGGCTTCGGCGGCATGCTCAGCGCCGAGATCGAGGACGCCCCCACCTTTGTGCGCGCGCTCTCGGGCCGTATTCCGCTTGCGCCCAGCCTAGCAGACGTCCTCACCAGCCTCTCGTGGCCGTGGGGCACCAGCCACCGCGCCCTACCGGAAGCCGAGCGCCGCCGCCTGGGCATCACGCCGAATCTCCTTCGGCTCTCGGTCGGCATCGAGGACATCGGAGACCTGTTGGGCGATCTCGAGGGGGCGCTGGAGGAGGTCGCGGGTCAACGAGCGGAAGGTTAA
- a CDS encoding DUF99 family protein produces the protein MSFSHAIGFDDAPFAREHRGDVAVFGTVYARHTLHGVVSGRVQRDGQDSTSELARLVAASGAAEHLHLILLQGVALAGFNVVDAPTLRALTGLPVLIVARRPPDWARLRAALLTRVPGGAEKWRLIEALGPMEPCRGVWVQRVGLHLAEAETALAALTVTGRIPEPLRAAHLIAGGVTRGSSRGGRVQPREKG, from the coding sequence GTGTCCTTCTCACACGCCATCGGCTTCGACGACGCCCCCTTTGCCCGCGAGCACCGGGGGGACGTTGCCGTGTTCGGCACGGTCTACGCCCGGCATACGCTTCACGGCGTGGTGAGCGGGCGCGTGCAGCGCGACGGACAGGACAGCACTTCAGAACTCGCGCGGCTCGTCGCGGCGAGCGGTGCGGCCGAGCATCTGCACCTGATCCTGCTGCAGGGCGTGGCGCTCGCGGGCTTTAACGTGGTGGACGCCCCCACCCTGCGCGCGCTCACCGGCCTCCCGGTGCTGATCGTGGCCCGCCGCCCGCCGGACTGGGCCCGCCTCCGCGCGGCGCTCCTGACCCGCGTGCCCGGTGGAGCCGAAAAGTGGCGGCTGATCGAGGCGCTGGGCCCAATGGAGCCCTGCCGGGGCGTCTGGGTGCAGCGGGTCGGCCTGCACCTGGCGGAGGCAGAAACGGCTCTTGCCGCCCTGACGGTCACGGGCCGTATTCCCGAACCGCTGCGGGCCGCGCACCTGATTGCCGGAGGGGTTACGCGGGGCAGCAGTCGGGGTGGGCGGGTACAACCACGGGAGAAAGGGTGA
- a CDS encoding cold-shock protein: MPQGRVKWFNVEKGYGFIEHPGNPDVFVHYSAIQSSGFRKLNEGDEVEFEVEAGQGNKGPQAKNVVVTNAAPAPMGGQGYSGGGNRGGRY, encoded by the coding sequence ATGCCTCAAGGTCGAGTGAAGTGGTTTAACGTCGAAAAGGGTTACGGGTTTATCGAGCACCCCGGCAACCCCGACGTGTTCGTGCACTACAGCGCCATCCAGAGCAGCGGCTTCCGCAAGCTGAACGAGGGTGACGAGGTGGAGTTCGAGGTCGAGGCCGGCCAGGGCAACAAGGGCCCCCAGGCCAAGAACGTGGTCGTCACGAACGCCGCTCCTGCACCCATGGGCGGGCAGGGTTACTCGGGCGGCGGAAACCGGGGCGGCCGCTACTAA
- a CDS encoding NUDIX hydrolase produces the protein MTSPGSVPIPGAGGVVFDGDGQVLLVRYRSGAWAFPKGHLEPGETLEQTAVREVREETGIRATVVRPLFETRYTNDRGEARVIHWFVMQAAPGAPTTLEDTFPEGGFYPVDVAARMLTYPEDQQLLRAALGPALSAGSS, from the coding sequence ATGACTTCTCCTGGTTCTGTGCCCATCCCCGGTGCGGGTGGCGTGGTGTTTGACGGTGATGGGCAGGTGCTGTTGGTGCGCTACCGCAGCGGCGCCTGGGCCTTTCCCAAAGGCCACCTCGAACCCGGTGAAACGCTGGAACAAACCGCCGTGCGCGAGGTGCGTGAGGAAACGGGCATCCGCGCGACGGTCGTGCGCCCCCTGTTCGAGACGCGCTATACCAACGACCGGGGCGAGGCACGTGTGATTCACTGGTTTGTCATGCAGGCCGCTCCCGGAGCGCCCACCACCCTGGAAGACACTTTCCCAGAAGGCGGCTTTTACCCGGTAGACGTGGCTGCCAGGATGTTAACCTACCCTGAAGATCAGCAACTGCTGCGCGCCGCGCTCGGCCCCGCCCTCTCGGCGGGGAGCTCGTGA
- a CDS encoding gamma carbonic anhydrase family protein, which yields MPLYALAGESPDIHPTAFLAPSADLIGRVTVGEGASVWFGAVARGDTEAITIGPRCNVQDGAVLHSDPGFPCVLEADVTVGHRAVVHGAHCEPGSLVGMGAVMLNGSRLGAGAVLAACALLREGQHVPAGMLAVGVPARVVRKVERMDNAARYVENAARYRQSLTRAEAEETADASR from the coding sequence ATGCCGCTGTACGCCCTCGCTGGAGAGTCCCCCGACATTCATCCCACCGCCTTTCTCGCGCCCAGCGCTGACCTGATCGGGCGTGTCACGGTCGGCGAGGGGGCCAGCGTGTGGTTTGGAGCGGTCGCGCGCGGGGATACCGAAGCCATCACCATCGGTCCGCGCTGCAACGTGCAGGACGGGGCGGTGCTGCACAGCGATCCTGGCTTTCCCTGTGTTCTGGAAGCGGACGTGACGGTTGGGCACCGCGCGGTTGTCCACGGCGCACACTGCGAGCCCGGCAGCCTGGTGGGGATGGGGGCCGTGATGCTCAACGGGTCCCGCCTGGGTGCTGGGGCGGTGCTGGCCGCCTGCGCCCTGCTGCGCGAGGGGCAGCATGTCCCGGCTGGGATGCTCGCCGTGGGCGTGCCCGCCCGCGTGGTCCGCAAGGTGGAGCGCATGGACAACGCCGCGCGCTACGTGGAGAACGCGGCCCGCTACCGCCAGAGCCTCACGCGAGCAGAAGCAGAGGAGACAGCGGATGCCTCCCGGTGA
- the ispH gene encoding 4-hydroxy-3-methylbut-2-enyl diphosphate reductase, with protein MVERIHLAKPRGFCAGVVMAIQAVEKAARTEEKPVTVYHSIVHNHTVVERLERQHNVHFVESLDDITALPEGSETVVFSAHGISPAVRERARQLGLATIDATCPLVTKVHTEAKKYAREGYTILLIGDSARHQEVIGTRGEAPEQTIVVGVLGKTGEGLHDPHTVEVPDPARVVVLTQTTLSVDDTRRTIEILKRRFPKLVVPPSEDLCYATKNRQDAVKAIAPQVDAFLVLTSPHSSNGMRLLELARDLCGRAERLETDADLALLDLSGVRSLGITSAASTPEDLVQNVVTHFRRLNPALEVIEEGEWENIEFREPKKIGPGQALPRTLQ; from the coding sequence ATGGTTGAACGCATTCATCTCGCCAAACCACGCGGCTTCTGCGCGGGGGTGGTCATGGCGATCCAGGCCGTCGAGAAGGCGGCGCGGACCGAGGAGAAGCCGGTCACGGTCTATCACTCCATCGTGCATAACCACACCGTCGTAGAGCGGCTGGAGCGGCAGCACAACGTACATTTCGTGGAGAGCCTAGACGATATCACGGCCCTTCCCGAGGGCAGCGAGACCGTCGTGTTCAGCGCCCACGGCATTAGCCCGGCGGTGCGCGAGCGAGCACGTCAACTGGGCCTGGCCACCATCGACGCGACCTGCCCCCTCGTCACCAAGGTCCACACCGAGGCCAAAAAGTACGCGCGGGAAGGCTATACCATCCTGCTGATCGGTGACAGCGCCCGGCATCAGGAGGTGATCGGCACGCGCGGCGAGGCCCCCGAACAGACCATCGTGGTGGGCGTGCTGGGCAAGACCGGCGAGGGCCTACACGACCCGCACACGGTCGAGGTACCGGACCCGGCGCGGGTGGTGGTCCTCACCCAGACCACCCTCAGTGTGGACGACACCCGGCGCACCATCGAGATCCTCAAGCGCCGCTTTCCAAAGCTGGTGGTCCCTCCCAGCGAGGACCTCTGCTACGCCACCAAAAACCGCCAGGACGCCGTCAAGGCCATCGCCCCGCAGGTGGACGCCTTTTTGGTGCTGACCAGCCCACACTCCAGCAACGGCATGAGGCTCCTAGAACTCGCCCGTGACCTGTGCGGTCGGGCCGAGCGGCTAGAAACAGACGCAGACCTCGCGCTTCTCGATCTCAGCGGCGTGCGCTCCCTGGGCATCACGAGTGCCGCCAGCACACCCGAGGACCTCGTGCAGAACGTGGTCACACATTTCCGCCGCCTCAACCCCGCGTTGGAAGTGATCGAGGAGGGCGAGTGGGAGAACATCGAGTTCCGCGAGCCGAAGAAGATCGGGCCGGGGCAGGCGCTCCCGCGCACGCTGCAGTAG
- a CDS encoding phospholipase D-like domain-containing protein, which produces MKVRLPPPARWLLAALGVLGGGAAAAEFPVGLGGVAPALSLNPSGLTCAAPTDPLERALWQVTTEGGRPDHSCHNAFVGFLRTPRGPGQADAFEVTAEQVRQARVEVLLASMEWHAGEGHPGWTFAEAVRDLYRGVKANPGAYPQGMTVRVSLGGFPDLKREDGGTQALELVRDLTRLGVPLNDAAAGWHLAVANYNYFPHSHVKLHVIDGQDLTVAGYNYTDWHLPDTSPGGRNLHDLGLRMRGPVAQDGVAAFDDLWRHSRQVSCPPALTAEAVGLACTLVPAEQPTHPAAARTLTPAGTARAFLLYRRPGFDQGDRAQLALFGAAERRIDLMQANFSPSLHCWYAYLNPDGCPVEEWPPYLRALLAALERGVRVRALMVDYGFDRVANRSGVALLRLEARRRGLEDRFEARYVTLNMHTKAMTVDDRMVLAGSQNLHFSAWGPLGLNEAMLATTDPQAVAEQRRSFEDVWTQHSRDVPQEWWMRNVTPGGAGLPGLPAPSGMAAPPTLGGMRKGQHG; this is translated from the coding sequence GTGAAGGTACGTCTTCCCCCGCCCGCGCGCTGGCTTCTCGCTGCTCTGGGTGTGTTGGGAGGAGGAGCCGCCGCCGCCGAGTTTCCGGTGGGGCTAGGCGGGGTGGCCCCGGCGCTGAGCCTCAATCCCTCCGGCCTGACCTGCGCTGCCCCCACGGATCCGCTGGAACGGGCCCTCTGGCAGGTGACCACCGAGGGCGGACGACCGGACCATTCCTGCCACAATGCCTTTGTGGGCTTCCTGCGAACCCCGCGGGGGCCCGGACAGGCGGACGCCTTTGAGGTGACGGCCGAACAGGTGAGGCAGGCCCGCGTGGAGGTCCTGCTCGCCAGCATGGAGTGGCACGCGGGTGAGGGACACCCCGGCTGGACGTTTGCCGAAGCGGTCCGCGACCTGTACCGCGGCGTCAAGGCCAACCCCGGCGCCTACCCGCAGGGCATGACCGTACGCGTCTCGCTGGGCGGCTTTCCCGACCTGAAACGCGAGGACGGCGGCACGCAGGCGCTGGAACTGGTGCGCGACCTCACGCGCCTGGGCGTACCGCTCAACGACGCGGCGGCCGGGTGGCATCTGGCGGTGGCGAACTACAACTACTTTCCTCACAGCCACGTCAAACTGCACGTGATCGACGGGCAGGACCTGACGGTCGCCGGGTACAACTACACCGACTGGCACCTTCCTGACACCTCCCCGGGTGGGCGGAACCTGCACGACCTGGGGCTGCGGATGCGTGGCCCCGTCGCGCAGGACGGCGTGGCCGCCTTCGACGACCTGTGGCGGCACTCGCGGCAGGTGAGCTGCCCTCCGGCGCTTACGGCCGAAGCCGTCGGGCTTGCCTGCACGCTCGTTCCGGCAGAACAGCCCACGCACCCGGCGGCGGCCCGCACGCTGACACCCGCTGGAACTGCGCGGGCCTTTCTGCTGTACCGCCGTCCCGGCTTCGACCAGGGAGACCGGGCCCAACTGGCGCTCTTCGGTGCGGCGGAGCGGCGCATCGACCTGATGCAGGCCAACTTTAGCCCCAGCCTACACTGCTGGTACGCCTACCTGAACCCCGATGGCTGCCCGGTCGAGGAATGGCCGCCCTACCTGCGCGCCCTGCTTGCAGCGCTGGAGCGGGGCGTAAGGGTCCGCGCCCTCATGGTCGATTACGGCTTTGACCGGGTGGCCAACCGCAGCGGGGTAGCGTTGCTGCGGCTGGAAGCGCGCCGCCGCGGCCTAGAAGACCGCTTCGAAGCGCGCTACGTCACCTTGAATATGCACACCAAGGCCATGACGGTGGACGACCGAATGGTGCTCGCAGGCAGTCAGAACCTGCATTTTTCTGCCTGGGGCCCCTTGGGCCTGAACGAGGCGATGCTGGCGACCACAGACCCGCAGGCCGTGGCCGAGCAGCGCAGGAGCTTTGAGGACGTCTGGACCCAGCACAGCCGCGACGTGCCGCAGGAATGGTGGATGCGGAACGTGACACCGGGGGGCGCTGGGCTTCCGGGACTTCCTGCACCCTCGGGCATGGCTGCGCCCCCTACACTGGGAGGGATGAGGAAGGGGCAGCATGGTTGA
- a CDS encoding glycerol-3-phosphate acyltransferase: MAFLSVLLLGISFVVGSLPLGYWLLSRMGVDPRVNSAYNLGVENVLRRVGPGLALASAALDFSKGFLAVLMASALGSPELCVLAALAAYLGHLNPPHVLYGDTPPRGRGNLVLLGVLAGLAVAGGLGLWLTVLPVVVYAGALGFWGYVSGATLAGLLAFAVLVALSPLGIPAKLAALALLVAATWRFKENLGRILDGTEPRLGEDVPVAGRRPDQVVTAFMIHPMTLADFWQSPRFAWMRPLVERGVLSEASVRRLAQNIRPMKVGELHGIRTVEGKEIRCYLLSSPLLPDVFREQPELATRRAIEGARLARELGAEVFGLGAFWSVVGNKGLDVQAAVPEITVTNGGAYTSGTIKAAIPGILRHFEETGRDLKGATAGIVGANGVVAFGIARTIAPQVGKVILIGRDMERLTRSANTLRRAAKETEIVATTDYSLLREADLIFSATSDPNPVIFPQHVKPGTWIFDEGRPADVDESVREVPGVRVIPGGVVRPPGGMTSNIDLQFGEGAVPACLAETLIIAATGEHQRKSLGPQTLTENINFFVEQADRLGFTVVD, translated from the coding sequence ATGGCCTTTTTGTCCGTGCTGCTCCTGGGGATCTCGTTTGTGGTGGGGAGCCTGCCGCTGGGGTACTGGCTGCTCTCGCGGATGGGTGTGGACCCACGAGTGAACAGCGCGTACAACCTTGGTGTCGAAAACGTGCTGCGGCGGGTGGGGCCCGGGCTGGCCCTGGCGAGCGCTGCCCTCGATTTCAGCAAGGGGTTTTTGGCCGTGCTGATGGCCTCGGCGCTGGGCTCGCCCGAACTCTGCGTGCTGGCAGCACTTGCGGCGTACCTGGGGCACCTCAACCCACCCCACGTTCTGTACGGCGACACGCCGCCACGTGGCCGCGGCAACCTGGTGCTGCTGGGCGTGCTGGCCGGGCTTGCCGTGGCGGGCGGCCTGGGCTTGTGGCTGACGGTGCTGCCCGTGGTCGTGTATGCGGGAGCGCTGGGCTTCTGGGGCTACGTGAGTGGGGCGACGCTGGCAGGCCTGCTGGCCTTTGCCGTGCTTGTCGCGCTCTCACCGCTGGGCATTCCCGCGAAGCTGGCGGCGCTCGCTCTGCTTGTGGCGGCCACCTGGCGCTTCAAGGAGAATCTGGGCCGCATCCTGGACGGCACCGAGCCGCGGCTGGGCGAAGATGTCCCGGTCGCCGGAAGGCGGCCTGACCAGGTGGTGACGGCCTTTATGATTCATCCCATGACGCTCGCGGACTTCTGGCAGTCGCCCCGGTTCGCGTGGATGCGGCCCCTCGTCGAACGCGGCGTCCTCAGCGAGGCGAGCGTGCGCCGACTTGCGCAAAATATCCGGCCTATGAAGGTCGGAGAGCTGCACGGCATCCGAACGGTGGAGGGCAAGGAAATCCGCTGTTACCTGCTGAGTAGTCCTCTTCTGCCGGACGTCTTTCGGGAACAACCCGAGCTCGCGACCCGGCGGGCAATCGAAGGCGCGCGGCTGGCGCGCGAGCTGGGCGCAGAAGTGTTCGGTCTGGGAGCCTTTTGGAGCGTGGTCGGCAACAAGGGCCTGGACGTGCAGGCGGCGGTCCCAGAGATCACGGTCACGAACGGCGGGGCATACACCAGCGGCACCATCAAGGCGGCCATTCCCGGTATCCTCAGGCACTTCGAGGAGACGGGGCGCGACCTGAAGGGGGCGACGGCGGGCATCGTCGGGGCGAACGGCGTGGTGGCCTTTGGCATCGCGCGCACCATCGCCCCGCAGGTCGGGAAGGTCATTCTGATCGGGCGGGACATGGAGCGGCTCACACGCAGCGCGAACACCCTGCGCCGGGCCGCAAAAGAGACGGAGATCGTCGCCACCACCGACTACAGCCTGTTGAGGGAGGCGGATTTGATCTTCAGCGCGACCTCTGACCCCAACCCGGTGATTTTCCCGCAGCATGTCAAGCCCGGCACCTGGATCTTCGACGAGGGCCGCCCTGCCGACGTGGACGAGAGCGTGCGGGAGGTCCCTGGCGTGCGCGTTATTCCCGGCGGCGTGGTGCGCCCACCTGGGGGCATGACGAGCAACATCGACCTGCAATTCGGGGAGGGCGCGGTTCCTGCCTGTCTCGCGGAAACGCTGATCATCGCCGCTACGGGTGAACACCAGCGCAAGAGCCTGGGGCCTCAGACCCTCACGGAGAACATCAATTTCTTCGTGGAGCAGGCCGACCGGCTGGGCTTCACGGTCGTGGACTAG
- a CDS encoding NAD(P)/FAD-dependent oxidoreductase, with protein MPTRAPLGADIVVIGGGPAGLHAAFYAAWRGLSVRVLEARSEPGGQLTALYPDKTVYDVPGVPQVRAGELVAALLRQLSPLDVELHTSEVARTLKPDGASGWVVETSQARYVAGAVILAAGMGALLPREVRIPGAAAHPDVRTDLPEPGEFGGRTVLVVGGVPQAARAALELAAAGAAVTLTHRRVGFRGDPQTLSSLETERRAGRVRVLAPATLQRLTPTGAELTADEQLIHVPADTVFVLNGYLPDLSPLLPWPLAWDGEYVPDGPGGRTALPGVYVVGDLARSGGDFKLLSVAFAQAAIAANHAARHVRPELKVRPGHSSERGGYPAKKA; from the coding sequence ATGCCGACTCGGGCGCCGCTGGGCGCGGACATTGTGGTGATCGGTGGCGGCCCAGCAGGGCTTCACGCCGCCTTTTATGCAGCCTGGCGGGGGCTGAGCGTGCGCGTGCTGGAGGCGCGGAGCGAACCGGGCGGACAACTGACGGCCCTCTACCCCGACAAGACGGTGTACGACGTGCCCGGCGTGCCGCAGGTGCGCGCGGGCGAATTGGTCGCGGCGCTCCTGCGGCAACTCTCGCCGCTGGATGTCGAACTCCACACCAGTGAAGTGGCCCGTACCCTCAAGCCAGACGGGGCGAGCGGCTGGGTGGTGGAGACGAGCCAGGCACGCTACGTGGCGGGCGCGGTGATTCTCGCGGCGGGCATGGGCGCGCTCCTGCCGCGCGAGGTCCGAATTCCCGGCGCAGCTGCGCACCCCGACGTGCGGACCGACCTGCCCGAACCCGGCGAGTTCGGCGGACGAACGGTTCTGGTCGTGGGCGGCGTCCCCCAGGCCGCGCGAGCCGCGCTCGAGCTCGCCGCGGCGGGTGCGGCCGTGACGCTGACCCATCGCCGGGTGGGCTTTCGGGGAGACCCCCAAACCCTGTCCAGCCTGGAGACGGAGCGGCGGGCGGGGCGGGTGCGCGTGCTTGCCCCGGCCACGCTGCAACGCCTAACCCCGACCGGAGCGGAGCTGACGGCAGACGAGCAGCTCATCCACGTGCCGGCGGACACGGTCTTTGTGTTGAACGGTTATCTGCCCGACCTCTCGCCCCTGCTGCCCTGGCCGCTCGCCTGGGACGGCGAGTACGTGCCCGACGGTCCCGGTGGCCGCACGGCGCTTCCGGGGGTGTACGTCGTTGGCGACCTTGCCCGTTCGGGGGGAGACTTCAAGCTGCTCTCGGTGGCCTTTGCGCAGGCCGCCATTGCCGCCAACCACGCGGCGCGGCACGTCCGACCAGAACTGAAGGTACGCCCGGGCCACAGCAGCGAGCGGGGTGGGTATCCGGCGAAAAAGGCGTAG